The Juglans microcarpa x Juglans regia isolate MS1-56 chromosome 8S, Jm3101_v1.0, whole genome shotgun sequence genome has a window encoding:
- the LOC121244323 gene encoding uncharacterized protein LOC121244323 isoform X2 yields the protein MAEPNSVDGILEFLQRNRFTRAEAALRSELNNRSDLNGFPQKLMIGDKGKDLGNALEKENGDKILVENQGSGPRDSRSVSHELIVKEIECGTGRNGSDIKWNNAAAPGDRNKNNELVGTSDKSFTFLKGSDDTVIDLYSLKFNLSNGPGGAYQNDDGSSTNSNYLELQRLGQPRYPTSEVPDAVGKACLKSGEEINLSAEKRTSWLGSTSKANLEPKYERSQASEPKELDQKLKTSSTYFKENFSDNPWSRSEERTNSSSDMWTDCSVKTVFPFAKGDMSTSYDNAAGSVKKEGKKKSEMIDFRAAIKEQVDKVGRTLFLGNSQGGSEHNTSSLSFPFPSENQKEELPRLPPVKLKSEDKSVNANWEEKFEREGSGAKLSSADNTLLIGSYLDVPIGQEINSAAGKRIPGGSWLSVSQGIAEDTSDLVSGFATVGDGLSESVDYPNEYWDSDEYDDDDDVGYMRQPIEDEAWFLAHEIDYPSDNEKCTGHGSVPDRQDRAPTKDEDDDQSFAEEDSYFSGEQYFQAKNAVPVTAADDPLGLSTTDIYGRTDDNDLIAQYDGQLMDEEELNLMRTEPVWKGFVTQTNELIMLGDGKVLNESGRLQIDDICLDDDQHGSVRSIGVGINSDAADIGSEVRESLVGGSSEGDLEYFHDHDVGLGGSRHPRHLDKKYIDRSNRERKKSSNHEANKYVIGSDKGVSMQMKNQTDGGFSFPPPLTDGQLELPGSSKSLWSNNCNAITSDETDACLNALVGPDDMLASWRRRSSDSSPAKSSRDENNANAVRSSDSTPSTVSNYGYDEREQAKREEDKTTSGLREEDPAASLEDEEAVAVQEQVRQIKAQEEEFETFNLKIVHRKNRTGFEEDKNFHVVLNSVIAGRYHVTEYLGSAAFSKAIQAHDLHTGMDVCVKIIKNNKDFFDQSLDEIKLLKYVNKHDPADKYHILRLYDYFYYREHLLIVCELLKANLYEFHKFNREAGGEVYFTMPRLQVLCQLPFSVLRHFSFCMALA from the exons ATGGCAGAACCAAACTCAGTCGATGGCATTCTGGAATTTCTACAAAGAAATCGGTTCACAAGAGCTGAGGCAGCTTTGCGCAGTGAGCTGAACAATCGTTCAGATTTGAACGGTTTCCCTCAGAAGCTTATGATTGGAGACAAAGGTAAGGACTTGGGAAATGCATTAGAGAAGGAGAATGGGGACAAAATATTAGTGGAAAATCAAGGTTCAGGGCCTCGGGATAGCCGTAGTGTTTCACACGAATTAATTGTGAAAGAGATAGAGTGTGGGACTGGTAGAAATGGGTCTGACATCAAATGGAACAATGCTGCTGCTCCTGGTGACcggaataaaaataatgaattggTTGGGACGAGTGACAAGAGCTTCACTTTCTTGAAAGGGTCGGACGATACAGTGATTGATCTGTATTCGTTAAAGTTCAATCTTAGTAATGGTCCTGGTGGAGCTTATCAGAATGATGATGGTAGCAGCACTAATAGTAACTATTTGGAGCTTCAGAGATTGGGACAACCAAGGTACCCTACAAGTGAAGTTCCCGATGCTGTTGGTAAAGCCTGTCTCAAGTCTGGAGAAGAGATTAATTTGTCTGCTGAAAAGAGAACTTCATGGCTTGGAAGTACCAGTAAAGCAAATCTGGAACCCAAGTATGAGAGAAGCCAAGCAAGTGAGCCTAAAGAACTTGATCAGAAACTTAAGACTAGTAGCACATATTTCAAAGAAAACTTTTCAGATAATCCATGGTCTAGAAGTGAGGAGCGCACAAACTCATCTTCTGATATGTGGACAGATTGTTCTGTCAAGACTGTTTTTCCATTCGCCAAGGGGGATATGTCAACCAGTTATGATAATGCTGCAGGTTCTGTcaaaaaagaagggaagaaaaagtCAGAAATGATTGATTTTAGGGCAGCAATCAAGGAACAAGTGGATAAGGTGGGAAGAACCTTGTTCTTAGGTAATTCACAAGGAGGATCCGAGCATAATACTAGCAGTTTGAGTTTTCCCTTTCCATCCGAGAATCAGAAGGAAGAATTACCTAGGTTGCCACCTGTTAAACTGAAATCAGAAGACAAGTCCGTGAATGCTAATTGGGAGGAAAAGTTTGAGAGAGAAGGATCTGGTGCAAAACTCTCCAGTGCTGATAACACTCTCCTTATAGGGTCATACCTGGATGTTCCTATCGGACAAGAAATTAACTCTGCAG CTGGAAAAAGAATCCCGGGAGGTAGTTGGCTATCTGTAAGTCAGGGAATTGCAGAGGATACATCTGATCTGGTTTCTGGTTTTGCTACCGTTGGTGATGGATTAAGTGAATCTGTTGACTATCCAAATGAGTATTGGGACTCTGATGAATATGATGACGACGATGATGTTGGATATATGAGACAACCTATCGAGGATGAGGCTTGGTTTCTGGCTCATGAAATTGATTACCCAAGTGACAATGAAAAGTGCACAGGGCATGGCAGTGTCCCAGATCGGCAGGATAGAGCTCCAACcaaagatgaggatgatgatcaaTCTTTTGCTGAGGAGGATTCTTACTTCTCTGGTGAGCAGTACTTTCAAGCAAAAAATGCTGTACCGGTTACAGCTGCAGATGATCCTTTGGGGCTGTCAACAACTGACATATATGGAAGGACTGACGATAATGATTTAATTGCTCAATATGATGGACAGTTGATGGATGAAGAAGAACTGAATCTGATGCGCACAGAACCTGTCTGGAAGGGCTTTGTGACTCAGACAAATGAACTCATCATGTTAGGGGATGGGAAAGTTCTGAATGAGAGTGGGAGGTTGCAAATAGATGATATTTGTCTGGATGATGATCAACATGGTTCAGTCAGATCAATTGGTGTAGGTATCAACAGTGATGCTGCAGATATTGGCAGTGAAGTACGGGAAAGTTTGGTTGGAGGCAGTAGTGAAGGGGATCTAGAATActttcatgatcatgatgttgGACTTGGTGGGTCTAGACATCCTCGTCACTTGGACAAGAAATATATTGATAGAtcaaacagagagagaaagaaaagtagCAATCATGAGGCCAACAAATATGTCATTGGGAGTGATAAAGGTGTAAGTATGCAGATGAAAAATCAGACTGATGGGGGATTTTCGTTCCCCCCACCACTGACAGATGGACAGTTGGAGCTGCCAGGCTCTAGTAAATCTTTATGGTCAAATAACTGCAATGCCATCACTAGTGATGAAACTGATGCCTGTCTTAATGCTTTGGTGGGGCCTGATGACATGCTTGCTTCATGGAGGCGGAGAAGTAGTGATTCTTCACCTGCCAAAAGTTCCCGGGATGAAAATAATGCTAATGCTGTGAGATCGTCTGATTCTACTCCCTCAACAGTCTCTAATTATGGTTATGATGAAAGAGAGCAGGCAAAGCGAGAAGAAGACAAAACAACTAGTGGCTTAAGGGAAGAAGATCCGGCAGCATCACTTGAAGATGAAGAGGCGGTAGCCGTGCAAGAGCAAGTACGACAGATAAAGGCTCAGGAGGAAGAATTTGAGACCTTTAACCTCAAGATAGTGCACAGGAAAAACAG AACTGGCTTTGAAGAGGACAAGAATTTCCACGTTGTTCTAAATTCAGTCATAGCTGGGCGTTATCATGTTACTGAGTATCTTGGGTCAGCTGCGTTCAGTAAAGCTATACAGGCACACGACCTGCACACTGGTATGGATGTCtgtgtaaaaattataaagaacaaCAAGGATTTTTTTGATCAGAGCCTTGATGAGATAAAGCTTCTCAAGTATGTGAATAAGCACGATCCTGCTGACAAGTACCACATTCTTCGATTGTATGATTATTTCTATTATCGA GAACATTTGCTAATAGTATGTGAGCTTCTCAAGGCAAATTTATACGAGTTTCACAAATTTAATAGAG